The genomic region CTCAACCGTGAACAGATAAAAAAGATCATTCCTCACCGCGACCCCTTCCTTTTCCTTGACGAGGTTGTCGAGCTTGTGCCCGGCGAGAAGGTGGTGGCCATCAAGTCGGTAAGGCTGGAAGAGCCGCACTTCAAGGGCCATTTTCCCGGCAGGCCGATCATGCCAGGCGTACTCATTGTTGAAGCACTGGCCCAGGCCGGAGCGGTAGCGGCACTTTCCACATCCGGTAACGAGGGCAAGCTGGTGCTGTTCGCGGGCATAGACGGGGTCCGTTTCAAGCAGCCGGTGGTCCCCGGCGATACGTTGAGGCTCGAAGTCGAGATGACCCGCATGCGCGGTGCCATCGGCAAGGCTGACGCACGGGCTCTGGTAGATGGCAAGCTTGCCTGCAAGGCCGAGCTGACTTTCGCTATCGCTGAGAGGGAGGCGTGAGTTTGCCCACTACCCGGTCCGCGGCCACGACATCCTTGCCGGCAAGACGCCTCAGGTGAATCCCAGAAAGGTAAAAATCTCCGCTGTCGGCACCCATGTGCCGGAGCGCATAGTGACCAATGACGAGCTGTCGCTCACCCTCGACACCTCCGATGAGTGGATTTCAACCCGCAGCGGCATCCGGGAGCGCCGAATCGCCGCCGACAACGAGGCCGCGAGCGACCTGGGGGCTATTGCCGCATCACGCGCTCTCGAAGCCGCCTCTGTCAGGCCTGAAGAACTCGACCTGATCATAGTCGCCAGCCTGTCACCAGATATGCTTTTCCCTCCGACCGCCTCGTTCATCTCGGGCAAGATCGGTGCTGACGGCACTCCGGCCTTCGACCTTTCCGCCGCCTGCACAGGTTTCATCTACGCGTTGGCCACCGGTAGCTCGTTCATCGCTTCCGGACAGGCCGATAAAGTGCTGGTCGTAGGTGCCGAGGTCGTCTCCAAGATGATAGACTGGACCGACCGCGGCACCGCTGTCCTTTTTGGAGATGGGGCTGGCGCGGTATTGCTCGAGGCCGCCGCTGGCGACGACGAAGGCATCCTCGGGTTCGATCTGGGGAACGACCCCACTGGTGCGGATCTGTTGAATCTACCGGCCGGGGGATCCCGTGAGCCGGCATCTGAAGAGACTGTCGCTGCGCGAAGGCATTCGATCCGGATGAACGGTGGCGAAGTCTTCAAGTTCGCCACCAGGATAATCGCGTCTTCTTGTCGCGAAGTCCTTTCCCGGCAAGGTTGCCAGGTCGAAGATGTGGATCTGTTCATACCGCATCAGGCCAATATCCGCATCATCGATTCAGCCGCCAAGAAGCTTGGGATCGCACCCGACCGTGTGTTCTCAAATCTGGAACGATATGGCAATACATCCTGTGCCTCGATTCCCCTCTGTCTGGACGAGGCGGCGGCCGCCGGCAGGATCAGCGGCGGCGAGCTGGTTCTGATGGTTGGATTCGGAGCCGGTCTGTCCTGGGGCTCGTGCCTGGTTCGCATGGGCGAGCTCAAAAGGATCTAGGAGATAACATGACCAATCGTGTCTGTGAGCTGCTTGAGATAGATCACCCGATAATCCAGGGCGGCATGTCCTGGGTAAGCGATGCAAGCCTTGCGGCAGCTGTTTCCAACGGCGGCGGCCTTGGCATCATCGGCGCGGGCGCCATGCCGCCCGAGATCCTTCGTGAAGAGATAGCAAGGACCCGTGAACTCACGGACCGTCCCTTCGGCGTCAACATGATCATGATCAATCCCGAATTCGGCGACCAGCTCGAAGTCGTGATGAAAGAGAAGCCACCAGTATTGACCCTGGGCGCAGTGCAAAGCACCACAGTAATCCCTGACATCAAGGCAAAGGGGATCAAGGTTTTGCCGGTGATCGCCGCGGTCGCGATGGCGAGGCGGGCAGAGCAGCATGGGGCCGACGCCGTCATCGCAGAAGGCTGTGAGGCTGGCGGCCACATAGGCGAGACGACCACAATGGTCCTTACCCCACTCATATCGCGATCGGTGGAAATACCGGTCCTCGCGGCCGGTGGCATCGTCGACGGCGCCACCATGGTGGCCGCATTCGCGCTCGGAGCAGAGGGCGTTCAGATGGGCACCCGTTTCGTCTGCGCGACCGAGTGCACTGTCCACGAGGCGGTCAAGGAGAAGTTTATCAAGGCCGGCGACAGGGCCACCGTCGTGACCGCTAGGGCTATCGGTTATCCGGTCAGGTCCATCAAGAACAAGCTCGCGAGCAACTACGTCGACCTCGAGCGCGACTTTCTTCTAGGCAAGCGTTCGGTCGAGGAGATTGAACGGTATGGCCTCGGCAAACTCCGGGAGGCCATGCGCGAAGGCAACGTCAAGGACGGGTCGATGATGGCCGGTCAGGACGTGGCCCTCGTAGACAGGATCCAGCCAGCTGCCGAGATAATCAGCGAGATCGTCGCCGAAGCGGAATCAGAGGCAGAAAAGCTTATGTCACGGCTGACACTCAGGCGCTAGGAACAACCTTGGGCAAGCTCGTCTTCGTCTTTCCCGGTCAGGGATCACAATCTGTTGGAATGGGCAGAGAGTTCGTCGATGCCTGTGAACCCGCCGCCGCCGTCTACGCCGCCGCCGCTGAGGAGCTTGGCATGGATGTGGCGAAGCTCAGCTTCGACGGTCCTGTGGAGAGTCTCGGACGTACCGAGAACGCCCAGCTGGCGCTTTTCGTCAACAGCATGGCCGTACAGGCGGTGATTTCCGAAACGACTCAATTGAAAGCGGATATAGTCACGGGACACAGCCTCGGCGAATACAGCGCCCTGGCGGCAGCGGGAGCCTTCAGCTTCACTGACGGACTCCTGCTGGTAGCCAGCCGCGGAAAAGCCATGAGCGAGGCCACGGTGGAGCGGCCGGGAACCATGGCGGCCATCCTCGGCCTGGAAGACAAAAAGGTCGAATCGATCTGCTCGGAAGCCGGCGAGGTCTGGCCTGTGAATTACAACAGCCCCGGCCAGCTGGTGATAAGTGGTGAAAAAGCTTCTGTCGAGCGGGCAATGCTCCAGGCAGAGAAGGCCGGGGCAAAGAAAACAGTCCAGCTAGCCGTGAGTGGTTCGTTCCATAGCCCCATGATGCGGCCGGCGGCAGGTGTGATGAAGGAAAAGCTGGCCATGGTGGAATTCCATGAACCGTCACCGGCTTTCATCTCCAGCATCAGCTGTGAATACGAAAGCGCAGGAGGATTAGGCGAGCTGCTGGTACGCCAGATCGTATCACCAGTGCGGTGGCGCCAGACTGTCGAGCGGCTTATAGAAGACGGCGCCGACCGATTCCTCGAAGTTGGCAATGGCAAGGTCTTGTGCGGGCTCATCCGGCGCATCAACAGGGACGTAGTAGCGGTGAACGTTTCAGATCCCGCAAGCCTTGAGAAGGCGATCGTGGCCCTGCAGTCATAGGGGAGAGCTTTAAGGTACAGGCAGAGAACTATAGTATGGGCATGGAAAAAAGTGGCAATGGAAAGAATAAATCATGAACTCAGCAACCAGTAATAATCTTAACCTCGAAGGCCAGGTTGCCCTGGTCACTGGCGCCGCCCGCGGCATTGGCAAGGCAGCCGCTATAGCCCTGGCGGATGCCGGCGCGGACATCGCCATAAATTATCAGCATAGCGCTGAGGCGGCTGAGGCGCTAGCCGCTGAATTGTCAGCTCTCGGAGTCAAAAGCGTCCCGGTCCAGGGAGATGTGGCCGATTCGGGCCAGGTGGCCGGGATGATCAAGAAGGCTGAAGCGGCTCTCGGCGGTATCAGTATCCTGGTCAACAACGCGGGGATAACCCGTGACGGCCTGGTCATGAGGATGAGCGACGAGGATTTCGATGCGGTTATCGCCACCAGTCTGCGAGGCGCCTTTCTTTGCAGCAAGGCCGTCGCTCGTGGCATGATGAAAGCCCGCAGTGGTTCTATAATCAATGTTTCCAGCGTTATCGGCCGGCGCGGCAATGCCGGGCAGGCCAACTACGCCGCAGCTAAAGCGGGGCTTATAGGCCTGACCAAGTCCCTGGCGCGGGAACTGGGGCCACGGGGCGTCAGGGTCAACGCCGTAGCCCCCGGCTATGTGGTGACCGACATGACTTCGGAGCTTCCTGAAAATATGAAAGAACAGATCATGGGAAACACACCTCTCGGCAGGCTGGCGAGCCCGGAAGAGATTGCCAGCGTAATCGCATTCCTGGCTTCGCCGGCGGCTGGCTACATTACCGGGGCGGTCATCCCTGTGGATGGAGGGCTGGGAATATGAAAAGCAATGTGCAGCCGCGACGGGTAGCCGTGACTGGGATGGGAGTGGTCTCCTCTTTGGGAATCGGACTGGAGGATTACTGGCAGGCTCTGATCGCGGGCAAGTCAGGCGTCGGCCCCATAACCCTTTTTGACTCAAGCGATTATCGTGTGCGGATCGCCGCCGAGGTGCGTGGTTTCGATCCCACCGATTATGTGGACAAAAAGAGCGCCCGGCGCATGGACCGTTTTTCACAGTTCTCAGTAGCGGCCGCCAGGCTTGCGGCCGATGACAGCACTCTCGATATCGCCGCCGATCCGGAAAATATCGGCGTCCTTGTTGCAAGTGGCATCGGCGGCCTCAGGACTTTCGAGGACGAGACAGAAGTCCTGATCACAAAAGGCCCCGGCCGCATCAGCCCGTTTTTCATTCCCATGCAGATCCCCAATATGGCCGCAGCCCAGGTCTCGATCACCTTGGGCACGAGGGGACCCCTAAGCACCGTCTGCACAGCCTGCTCAGCGGCCAGCAACGCCATCGGCGATGCTTTCGAGATCATCAGGCGCGGCGCAGCCGACGTCATGCTCGCGGGAGGCAGCGAAGCGGCGATAACCCGCGTGGGAATATCATCCTTTGCCTCAATGAGGGCTCTTTCTGAGAGGAATGATGAACCGGAACGAGCCAGCCGTCCGTTCGATAAAGACCGTGACGGATTCGTGATGGGAGAAGGTTCCGCGATCCTGGTGCTCGAAGAGCTCGAGCGCGCCAGGTCCCGCGGTGCAAGGATATATGCCGAGATAATCGGATACGGCATGAGCTCCGACGCTTATCACATCAGCGCCCCCGAGCCGTCGGGCAAACATCAGGCGAGGGCCATGTCCGCCGCTCTCGCGGAGGCTGAGATCGAGCCGGCTGAGATCGATTACATCAATGCCCATGGGACCTCGACGCCATTAGGAGATGAGATCGAAACCAGGGTGATCAAGACTGCCCTGGGCGACCACGCGGGCAAAGTGGCTATAAGTTCTACTAAGTCGATGATCGGCCACTGCCTGGGAGCTTCTGGAGCGCTCGAGGCAGCAGCAAGCATCCTGGCGATCGACCGCGGAGTCATCCCGCCGACGATAAATCTTGAAAATCCCGATCCCGAGTGCGATCTGGACTACGTGCCGAACCAGGCCCGGGAACAGAAGGTGCGCGTGGCGGCCTCCAACTCTTTCGGCTTCGGTGGCCACAATGTCACGCTTGTCTTCCGGGCGCTCTAAGCGGAGGCGACCTTGGCTCAGAAAGTCTCGGTAGACATCAGCCGCCGTGGCGGAAACAACCAGAACGGCACAGAGAGCTGCCCGGGGTGCAAGGAGCTCCTCAGCCCGGGGGATCTATCCCGCAACTCCATGATCTGCCCCCATTGCGGCCATCACTTCCGCATGACCGCCCGCCAGCGAATCGAGCTGCTCTCGGACAGCGGCAGCTGGAGTGAGATCGCCGGCAATCTGAGGTCGGCCGATCCCCTGGAATTCTTCGATCTGCGTCCTTACCCGGACCGCATCGAAGAAGCAGAATATGATACCGGACTATCTGAGGCCATGCTCGCAGGGCGCGCCAGGATGAACAAGATGGATGTGGTACTGGTAGTCATGGATTTCGGTTTCATGGGGGGCAGCATGGGCAGCGTTGTTGGCGAGCGCTTCTGGCGCGCAGCCGAAGAAGCCATCGAGACCCGATACCCGCTCGTGGTCGTCTGTGCTTCGGGAGGCGCCAGGATGCAGGAAGGCATCCTCTCGCTACTGCAGATGGCCAAGACAACCTGTGCCGTCGAGATGCTGGCGGATACGCCCGTGCCCTTCGTCTCAGTCCTCACCCATCCGACTACAGGCGGTGTCGTGGCCAGCTTCGCAACTCTCGCCGACGTCATAATCGCCGAGCCCGGAGCACTTTTATGCTTCTCGGGGCCGCGGGTGATCGAGCAGACCATCAAGGAGAAGCTTCCCGAAGATTTTGGTATCGCCGAATCCAACCTGAGGCACGGACAGATAGACATGATCGTTCCACGCAGCGAACTCAAGGACCGCCTTGTGCAGATCCTCGGATTGCTGGAAGGGGGTGTAGCCTGTGCCCTCCAACCCCTTTGGGAAGAAGAGGAGAGCCCTTCACGACGAAGAGGGGCGCTTACACAAGCGTTTGACCGAATTAAAGCGTTTGCCAACCCTTCCCGGCGTACACCTGAAAGATGAGATAACCAAGATCAGCCAACGGCTTGTTGAGCTAGGCCGCGGTCGCCATCTGGACAAGGCTGTCTGGGACAAGGT from Actinomycetota bacterium harbors:
- the fabZ gene encoding 3-hydroxyacyl-ACP dehydratase FabZ, which produces MTELNREQIKKIIPHRDPFLFLDEVVELVPGEKVVAIKSVRLEEPHFKGHFPGRPIMPGVLIVEALAQAGAVAALSTSGNEGKLVLFAGIDGVRFKQPVVPGDTLRLEVEMTRMRGAIGKADARALVDGKLACKAELTFAIAEREA
- a CDS encoding ketoacyl-ACP synthase III: MSAVGTHVPERIVTNDELSLTLDTSDEWISTRSGIRERRIAADNEAASDLGAIAASRALEAASVRPEELDLIIVASLSPDMLFPPTASFISGKIGADGTPAFDLSAACTGFIYALATGSSFIASGQADKVLVVGAEVVSKMIDWTDRGTAVLFGDGAGAVLLEAAAGDDEGILGFDLGNDPTGADLLNLPAGGSREPASEETVAARRHSIRMNGGEVFKFATRIIASSCREVLSRQGCQVEDVDLFIPHQANIRIIDSAAKKLGIAPDRVFSNLERYGNTSCASIPLCLDEAAAAGRISGGELVLMVGFGAGLSWGSCLVRMGELKRI
- a CDS encoding nitronate monooxygenase, yielding MTNRVCELLEIDHPIIQGGMSWVSDASLAAAVSNGGGLGIIGAGAMPPEILREEIARTRELTDRPFGVNMIMINPEFGDQLEVVMKEKPPVLTLGAVQSTTVIPDIKAKGIKVLPVIAAVAMARRAEQHGADAVIAEGCEAGGHIGETTTMVLTPLISRSVEIPVLAAGGIVDGATMVAAFALGAEGVQMGTRFVCATECTVHEAVKEKFIKAGDRATVVTARAIGYPVRSIKNKLASNYVDLERDFLLGKRSVEEIERYGLGKLREAMREGNVKDGSMMAGQDVALVDRIQPAAEIISEIVAEAESEAEKLMSRLTLRR
- the fabD gene encoding ACP S-malonyltransferase — encoded protein: MGKLVFVFPGQGSQSVGMGREFVDACEPAAAVYAAAAEELGMDVAKLSFDGPVESLGRTENAQLALFVNSMAVQAVISETTQLKADIVTGHSLGEYSALAAAGAFSFTDGLLLVASRGKAMSEATVERPGTMAAILGLEDKKVESICSEAGEVWPVNYNSPGQLVISGEKASVERAMLQAEKAGAKKTVQLAVSGSFHSPMMRPAAGVMKEKLAMVEFHEPSPAFISSISCEYESAGGLGELLVRQIVSPVRWRQTVERLIEDGADRFLEVGNGKVLCGLIRRINRDVVAVNVSDPASLEKAIVALQS
- the fabG gene encoding 3-oxoacyl-[acyl-carrier-protein] reductase, with product MNSATSNNLNLEGQVALVTGAARGIGKAAAIALADAGADIAINYQHSAEAAEALAAELSALGVKSVPVQGDVADSGQVAGMIKKAEAALGGISILVNNAGITRDGLVMRMSDEDFDAVIATSLRGAFLCSKAVARGMMKARSGSIINVSSVIGRRGNAGQANYAAAKAGLIGLTKSLARELGPRGVRVNAVAPGYVVTDMTSELPENMKEQIMGNTPLGRLASPEEIASVIAFLASPAAGYITGAVIPVDGGLGI
- the fabF gene encoding beta-ketoacyl-ACP synthase II, which codes for MKSNVQPRRVAVTGMGVVSSLGIGLEDYWQALIAGKSGVGPITLFDSSDYRVRIAAEVRGFDPTDYVDKKSARRMDRFSQFSVAAARLAADDSTLDIAADPENIGVLVASGIGGLRTFEDETEVLITKGPGRISPFFIPMQIPNMAAAQVSITLGTRGPLSTVCTACSAASNAIGDAFEIIRRGAADVMLAGGSEAAITRVGISSFASMRALSERNDEPERASRPFDKDRDGFVMGEGSAILVLEELERARSRGARIYAEIIGYGMSSDAYHISAPEPSGKHQARAMSAALAEAEIEPAEIDYINAHGTSTPLGDEIETRVIKTALGDHAGKVAISSTKSMIGHCLGASGALEAAASILAIDRGVIPPTINLENPDPECDLDYVPNQAREQKVRVAASNSFGFGGHNVTLVFRAL
- a CDS encoding acetyl-CoA carboxylase carboxyltransferase subunit beta — translated: MSRRGGNNQNGTESCPGCKELLSPGDLSRNSMICPHCGHHFRMTARQRIELLSDSGSWSEIAGNLRSADPLEFFDLRPYPDRIEEAEYDTGLSEAMLAGRARMNKMDVVLVVMDFGFMGGSMGSVVGERFWRAAEEAIETRYPLVVVCASGGARMQEGILSLLQMAKTTCAVEMLADTPVPFVSVLTHPTTGGVVASFATLADVIIAEPGALLCFSGPRVIEQTIKEKLPEDFGIAESNLRHGQIDMIVPRSELKDRLVQILGLLEGGVACALQPLWEEEESPSRRRGALTQAFDRIKAFANPSRRTPER